Within the Arthrobacter sp. UKPF54-2 genome, the region CCGCCTTCGCCGAGGCCGGGCAGGCCGGCACAACGGCCGCGACTCCGGCTGAGTCCACCGGATCCGAACCCACACCCGCTGCCCTCAGCGACGCCGGACTGGCCGAGGCCGTCCGGAGGGACCTCGGCCTGACAGTGGAGGAATTCAACGCAGCAGGACAGCTGGCCAAGCGTGCCGCCGATGCCGCAACGACCCTCCGGGAGCTCCCGGGCTACGGGGGCATGAGCCTTAAGGGCGGCAAAATCGTCGTCCGGGGCGGCGGCGCGGAGCTGCAGTCCCGCATCGAGGAGCTGAACGCGGCAGGCCCGACGGCGGATTTCGTGCTTGAGGGCCCCGGCCCGGCCGCCGCACAGGGGCAATTGCCCGCCCTGCAGGTGGCCTCGAGCGTGGACGAGCTGTTCGAGGCCTACGTCCGCGAGGTCGGTCCGGCCGGACTGCAGGCCGTGGCCTACGCCGACGGCCACTTTGTCATCCGCACCGGTGGGACCAACACGGCCGAGGCCGCGCTGCCGGACTTCCTGCCCATGCAGCCGCCGCCGACCCAAACTTCCGCGGCGGCCACGATGGCGGCCGCGGATTTTGTAGCACGGTACAACAATGTCCAGTTGGAAAAGGGCTCCCCGGTCACCACCCAGGCTGCGGTCGTCTCGGACCTCTTCGGCGGGCAGGGCTACGTCACGGACGGGAACTTCACGTGCTCCGACGGTTTCGGAGCCTACAACCGAACGACCGGTGCCCCGCTCGTCCTCACCGCCGGCCACTGCAGCAATGACGGCGCCAGCCACACGACGGGCATCGAGCCGGCCACCGCCTCGAAGGCCGGGGGTGCGACGACGGCCAAGCCTGCTGTCCTCGCGCCGCTCGGAACCTTCGGGTTCAGCCAGTTCGGCGGCCCTGGCAATACGGCGACTACCACTAACCCCGGCAACTTCGGGACCGACATCGCCGTGATCAAGGACCTAGCGGCAGGCATCAGGATCCAACCGGCTGTGACCAAGTGGCGTGGCGAGGAGCCAGCATATAACACCGCGGATCCCGCAAACCCGGGGCCCACGGCCGTCAAAATCATCGGAGCGATGGCCCCGAAGGTGGGCCAGCCCGTGTGCCGGTCCGGCCGCACCACCGGATGGAGGTGCGGCACGGTCGACTCGGTCGGCATCTGGCTGATCCCCGGCCCGAAGAGTCTGCCGCCAAACTTCGCCAACGACCTCCGTGCGGTCAGGGCTTTCGATTCCACCTCGGTCACGTCGGACGGCGGTGATTCCGGTGGCCCCTGGATCAGCGGCAACTTTGCAGTGGGTACCCACACCGCGGCCGAGAAGCAAGGCAGCACCCAATTGCGTGCCATCGCCGCCACCCTCGAGGATGCCCTGAAGCTGGTCCCGGACGTCCAACTGCAGTTGTTCCTGAACAAACCGGAACTCGTCGTACCCGCCAACCCGGCGGCTAACCCGGCGGTTAGTCCCGGGGGAGTCATCTCCGGGCAGGTTCGGGCAGCGCCCGCCTCCGCCGTAGCCGCCGGGTCTGCCGTCCGGATCACCGTCCCCGGCCAGTCGCCGACGGACGTACCCGTGGACCAGGCAGGACACTGGTCCTTCGCCGCCCCTGCGACCGCAGGCCACCTGACCTTCACGGCAGAGACGGTCAACGGCTTCAGCCGGTCAGGTGCGGTCACTCTTGCCGTTGACGTCTCCGCGCCGGCGGCCGCCGGCGCCGCCGCCGCGGCTGGCCAGGAGGTTCCCGGCGCGGTGCCGGTGCCGGCCGCCGAGCCAGCCGGAGCGGGGGTGGCCCCTCAACCGTATGGCTTCGCGCAGCCCGGGGAGCTATCCGACGACGGTGCCGTGTCGCCTGCCCCGCCCTCGGGCCCGTCCGGGAAGACCGACGTCGTGCCGGAGGCTCAGGCCAAAGAGCCGGCGGCTGCGCCGGCGGCGGCCCCGCCAACGCGGTCCGGACAGGTGCCGGGGCCCGGCATCGAGTGGCTGCTGCCGGCTGCAGGCCTGGCAGGCGGGTCCGTCCTGCTGGCCGCCGGGCTCTTGATCCAGCGACGCCGCCGGGCCGTCAGGGCCGCGCTGACCGAGTAGGCCCAGGCGGTGCCGCCCCCTCGGCTACCGGCGGGCGGGGCCGGGAGACGCCCGCCCGCCGGGGGTATCAGCCGAAATCGACGACGTAGCTGGGTACGCCC harbors:
- a CDS encoding S1 family peptidase, with product MKTPKYVLVVRMAAAAAVLAGSSLAVPAFAEAGQAGTTAATPAESTGSEPTPAALSDAGLAEAVRRDLGLTVEEFNAAGQLAKRAADAATTLRELPGYGGMSLKGGKIVVRGGGAELQSRIEELNAAGPTADFVLEGPGPAAAQGQLPALQVASSVDELFEAYVREVGPAGLQAVAYADGHFVIRTGGTNTAEAALPDFLPMQPPPTQTSAAATMAAADFVARYNNVQLEKGSPVTTQAAVVSDLFGGQGYVTDGNFTCSDGFGAYNRTTGAPLVLTAGHCSNDGASHTTGIEPATASKAGGATTAKPAVLAPLGTFGFSQFGGPGNTATTTNPGNFGTDIAVIKDLAAGIRIQPAVTKWRGEEPAYNTADPANPGPTAVKIIGAMAPKVGQPVCRSGRTTGWRCGTVDSVGIWLIPGPKSLPPNFANDLRAVRAFDSTSVTSDGGDSGGPWISGNFAVGTHTAAEKQGSTQLRAIAATLEDALKLVPDVQLQLFLNKPELVVPANPAANPAVSPGGVISGQVRAAPASAVAAGSAVRITVPGQSPTDVPVDQAGHWSFAAPATAGHLTFTAETVNGFSRSGAVTLAVDVSAPAAAGAAAAAGQEVPGAVPVPAAEPAGAGVAPQPYGFAQPGELSDDGAVSPAPPSGPSGKTDVVPEAQAKEPAAAPAAAPPTRSGQVPGPGIEWLLPAAGLAGGSVLLAAGLLIQRRRRAVRAALTE